GTCGATACTTCTTCTTCTGGTGCTATGACAGCTGCTTTAGACCAGGCAATGAAACATAAACAACCTATTGTTATTACTGGTTGGTCACCACATTGGATGTTCGCTAAATATCATCTAAAATATTTAGATGATCCTAAAGGAAGTATGGGTGGCGAGGAATCCATTCATACAATAACAAGAAAAGGATTAAAACAAGAAAAGCCACAAGCTTATGAAATCTTAAAAAGATTCCATTGGACTAAAAAAGATATTGAATCTGTCATGTTAAAAATCAATAAAGGTGAAGATCCTAAACAAGTAGCACGTGATTGGGTAGATACACATCAAAGTCAAGTTAAAGAATGGGTGAAAAAATAATTTCCTTTTCTTTCTTCCCTTTATATATGATAGAAATAAAAAAGAATGCTTTTCAGATATTCTCTGGAAAGCATTCTTTTTTTTATTTTAACCTAACGATTGTTTAGCTTTTTTCATTCTTTTAAGAAGAAAATCGACAAAACTATTTTATAATTAGACCAATTAAAAATTCTTTATTATGATCTATACATATGCTTTAGTAGGTATTTCCTACTTTTTATTGTACTTTCAAATCTCAATTCACTAATGAATAGCAAGAAATATTAGCTATTACTTCTTTCTCATTGTAGTTTATTATTAATTTTTATTGCTATGTGGGCTTCTTCTTTCTGTCTACCTATAACTATTCCATTACAATTATGCCATGACTAAAAGTAATTAAACTTATTTGTAAAGGGATCATTAATTCTAATAAAAAACATTCTTCATAGAAATAGATATAATTTTCATCACGTCCTATAGCTATATTCAACTTCTTAGCACTTATATTTTTTAAACAAACTTGATGAAGTATTTTTTAATTCAAAATAACTTAACAGTAAACAGATACATAGAGTTAACAATTTTATTAATTTTTTATCTTTTATTTCCGATACATTTTAAATTCTAGGAATAAATCATTATATTTTTCCAAATATTTAGCACCTAAATCATTATAAACATTTAAATGTTTAATTAATGCATTGTCTGGATAAAACTGTTTATCTGAAGTCGTTTTTTTGGGCAACAATTTCATCGCTGCTTCATTCGGTGTGGAATAACCAATATATTTAGCATTTTTAGCTGCATTTTCTGGACGCAGCATAAAATTCATAAATGCATAGGCACCTTTTTTATTCTTAACTGTTTTTGGAATAACGATATTATCGAACCATAAATTTGAACCTTCTGATGGAATAACATAATGCAAATGTTTATTCTGTTCCAACATTTCTGCTGCCTCACCTGAAAAAGTCACTGCTACGGCACTTTCTTCATTAATCATATACATTTTTATCTCATCAGCAACAATTGCTTTTACATTGCTTGTTAAATGATTTAATTTATGGGCAGCTTCTTTAAGCTGTTCGTTATTTTTACTATTTAAAGAATAGCCTAGACTATTTAATGAAAATCCAAGAACTTCTCTGGCACCATCAATTAACATGAGATTATTCTTTAATTCAGGACGCCACAGATCATCCCAATGTTGCATGTTGCTTTTTTCAATAAATTTATCATTATAAATGATTCCTAATGTTCCCCAGAAATAAGGAATGGAGTAACGATTTTTTGGATCAAAAGATTGATTCAAAAATGCCTCATGAATATTGGTTAATCCTCTCAGTTTTGAATGGTCGATTGGCAAAAGCATTTTGGCTTTAATCATTTTTTGAATCATATATTCAGAGGGAATAGCAATATCATAGGCAGTTCCTCCCTGTTGAATCTTTGTAAACATCGCTTCATTCGAATCAAATGTTTCGTAAACAACCTTATAACCACTTTCTTTCTCAAACTGCTGAATTAATTTAGGATCAATATAATCTCCCCAGTTATAAATCGTCACAGTATTTTTGCCAACCATTCCACTAGTTTGTTCTAATTGATAGACACCAATAAAAAGAATAAAAATAATTCCAATGAGTCCAATGAATAAGGAGGAAAGTTTTTTCATTTCAGCTTCAACTCCTCATCATTTGTTTGTCTTATCTTTTTTATTCGTTTGGAATTATTATCTTTACTAATAAAGTAATAACCGATTACCAGTAGCATTGAAAAAATAAAAACCAGAGTACTCAATGCATTAATCTCTAAACTAATTCCTTGTCGAGCACGTGAATAAATCTCAACAGAAAGCGTGGAAAAACCATTTCCTGTCACAAAAAACGTAACAGCAAAATCGTCTAAAGAATAAGTAAAAGCCATGAAATAACCAGCAATAATTCCTGGAGATAAAAATGGTAGAATAATATTTTTTATTACCTGAAAACTATTCGCACCTAAATCTCTAGCTGCATCTACCATCGAATCATTCATTTCTTGAAGTTTAGGCAAAACCATCAATACTACAATCGGAATACTGAAGGCAATATGGGAAAGTAATACACTTGAAAAACCCAGATTAATAAAGCCAATAATCGTGAAAAAAATCAAAAAACTAGCGCCAGTAATAACATCTGGAGAAACTAAAAGAATGTTATTAAGACCAAGCAACAACGTACGTATATTTCGCTTTTTAGTATAATAAATTCCTAGTGTTCCAAAGGTCCCAATCATAGTAGCGAGTAAAGCAGATAAAAAAGCCAATAAAAAGGTATTTAATACAATGATCAATAATCGTGTGTCGTTAAATACCTCAACATAATTAGCAAACGTAAAACCTGTAAATTTATTCATAGAATTACTTTTGTTAAAAGAATAATAAATTAAATAGAAGATTGGAAGATATAACAAGACAAAAATGAAAAACAAATAAAAATGTGAGAATTTCGTATATTTTTTTTTCATTTCTTTTTGTCACTTCCTCTCTTTTTTTCTCCTGTGAGCATCATTACAATAAACATAGCCATAATTAATATAACACCAATCGTTGATCCCATTCCCCAATTTTGAGTAACTAAAAAATGTTCTTCAATCGCTGTTCCTAAGGTAATGACCCGATTTCCGCCAATTAAACGAGTCAACATAAATAAGGATAGGGAGGGAATAAAAACAGCTTGTACACCACTTTTGACACCAGTTAATGACAAAGGAAATATTACTCGTCGAAAGGTTTCTCGACTACTTGCACCTAAATCATAACTCGCACTAATCAATGATGGATTCAATTCTTCCAGTGCATTGAAAATTGGTAAAATCATAAATGGAATCTCTACATATGCAGCTACAAATACAAAACTAAAATCAGTAAATAGAATTTGTTTAGAGCCAATTCCTAAAAAAGATAAAAATTGATTTACATTACCATGCATGCTAAAAATACCAATAAATGCATAGGCTTTTAATAAAAGATTTACCCAGGTTGGTAGAATAATTAACATTAACCAAAGTTGTTTATGTTTTAATTTGGTTAAAAAATAAGCTGTAGGATAACTAATGAGTAAGGTAATGAACGTGATAATAAAGGCATACCAAACAGAATTAATAGTCATACCTAGATAAGTTGTCGATGTAAAATAGGTAGTATAATTATCAAAAGTAAAATGACCACATTGATCAAAAAATGATTGATAAATAATCATGAAAACCGGTGTAATGACAAATAAAACCAACCATATCACATAGGGAATGGAATAAAATCGACGTGCTGTTTTCACAGTCTCCCTCCTTCCAGTTTTTTATTCTTCATAACTATCTAAACGTGCATCAAAATCTTCCTCTGATTCATTAAAACGCATGACATGAATATCCTCCGGTTCAAAAAACAAGCCAATTTCTGAACCCTCAACAGCTTTTCTTGTTGAGCTGACTAACCATTCATTCATTTGTTCATCATGACAAAGAATTTCATAATGCATCCCTCGAAATAGTTGGTTATCGACTGTAACTACTAATTTACCCTTTTCTTTTGTTGTAATTTTTAAATCTTCTGGTCGTAAAACAATTTCTACAGGTTCCTGATCCCTCATACCGCCATCAACACATTCAAAACATTTGCCAACAAACTCGACCAAATTGTCCTCACGCATAATCCCATTGACAATATTGCTTTCACCAACAAAATTTGCCACAAAATGATTAATCGGTTCATCATAGATAGCAACAGGTGAGCCACTTTGAATGATCCTTCCCTTATTCATAACAAAAATTTCATCACTCATTGCCAGTGCTTCCTCTTGATCATGTGTAACAAAAATAAAAGTAATCCCCAGTCTTTGCTGCAATTCACGTAGCTCATATTGCATATCGGTTCTCAGATTTAAATCTAAAGCTGAAAGTGGTTCATCTAAAAGTAGTACCTTCGGCTCATTTACAATCGCCCGAGCAATCGCTACCCGCTGACGTTGTCCACCAGACATCTCGCTAATTTCTCGGTTTTCATAACCGGGTAGCTGAATTAATCGAAGTGCTTCTTTGACTTTGTTTTTTATCTGCTGTTTAGGCAATTTTTTAATTTTTAAACCAAAAGCAACATTATCGAACACATTCATATGTGGAAATAACGCATAATCTTGAAAGACAGTATTCACTTGCCGTTTATTTGATGGTATATGATTAATCTTCTTACCGTCAAAGTAAACATCTCCGGAAGTTACATCTGTAAAACCAGACAAAATACGTAAAATCGTTGTTTTTCCACAACCGGATGGTCCTAATAAGGTATAGAATTTTCCTTCTTCTATTTCAAAACTAATTTTTTTTAAAATTTTTTCATTATCGAACTCCTTGACGACATTTTCAAATGAAATGATGGTTTTTGCCAATTTTTATTCCTCACTTTCTCTATAAATAAGAGGCTGTTGCTACTACTAAAATTCTGCTTTTACCTTTTGAACAATTTTTTAACTGGTGAGCACTGGTTGCATGATAATAAAGTGTTTCTCCCTTTTTAGCACGATACTGAATATCTCCTAACAGTAAAGTGATTGAACCTTCAAGGACATAGACAAATGTTTCTGATAAAGAAGGTTCAAAAGTTTTATATTCACCATTTTTGATAAAAGTAATTAACACGGGTTCCATTTCTTTTTCATTCGATCCAGGCACCAGCCACCTTAATTCATATCCATTCTCTTCATCATAGTAATGCGTATTATCTTTATCCTGATAAACAATTTTTTGTTCCATCGTCTGTTCATTAAAAAATTCTTCTGGAGAGACACCTAGAACTTCTAAAATGGTAAAAAAAGTTTCCATTGAAGGAGAACTTAAATTTCTTTCCAATTGAGAAATATATCCCTTTGTTAAATCTGTTCGTTCCCCTAATTCTTCTTGTGTTAAATCTCTTTGTATGCGTAAATTTCTCAGTCGATCGCCAATCTCCATATACATTCACCATTTTTTCTTCTTAATATTCAATGTATTTTTCAAAGTTTGCTATCACTAAACTTTAAGTTTACTTTTAACTTTATAGTATATGGGACCTAAAAAAATAGCAACCTTTTTTTATTTGAATACTTTTTTGTCATTCACCCAACTCACAAAGTGAGCGTATTCATTGGGAAAATAGTTGGTTTTAAAGGGAAGTTTGTCTTATTTTTCTATTCATTAAATAATTATTAAAATTTCCCCATCAACTTAGGTGCCTGTTTTTCCCT
The genomic region above belongs to Melissococcus plutonius ATCC 35311 and contains:
- a CDS encoding ABC transporter substrate-binding protein → MKKLSSLFIGLIGIIFILFIGVYQLEQTSGMVGKNTVTIYNWGDYIDPKLIQQFEKESGYKVVYETFDSNEAMFTKIQQGGTAYDIAIPSEYMIQKMIKAKMLLPIDHSKLRGLTNIHEAFLNQSFDPKNRYSIPYFWGTLGIIYNDKFIEKSNMQHWDDLWRPELKNNLMLIDGAREVLGFSLNSLGYSLNSKNNEQLKEAAHKLNHLTSNVKAIVADEIKMYMINEESAVAVTFSGEAAEMLEQNKHLHYVIPSEGSNLWFDNIVIPKTVKNKKGAYAFMNFMLRPENAAKNAKYIGYSTPNEAAMKLLPKKTTSDKQFYPDNALIKHLNVYNDLGAKYLEKYNDLFLEFKMYRK
- a CDS encoding ABC transporter permease, which encodes MKKKYTKFSHFYLFFIFVLLYLPIFYLIYYSFNKSNSMNKFTGFTFANYVEVFNDTRLLIIVLNTFLLAFLSALLATMIGTFGTLGIYYTKKRNIRTLLLGLNNILLVSPDVITGASFLIFFTIIGFINLGFSSVLLSHIAFSIPIVVLMVLPKLQEMNDSMVDAARDLGANSFQVIKNIILPFLSPGIIAGYFMAFTYSLDDFAVTFFVTGNGFSTLSVEIYSRARQGISLEINALSTLVFIFSMLLVIGYYFISKDNNSKRIKKIRQTNDEELKLK
- a CDS encoding ABC transporter permease gives rise to the protein MKTARRFYSIPYVIWLVLFVITPVFMIIYQSFFDQCGHFTFDNYTTYFTSTTYLGMTINSVWYAFIITFITLLISYPTAYFLTKLKHKQLWLMLIILPTWVNLLLKAYAFIGIFSMHGNVNQFLSFLGIGSKQILFTDFSFVFVAAYVEIPFMILPIFNALEELNPSLISASYDLGASSRETFRRVIFPLSLTGVKSGVQAVFIPSLSLFMLTRLIGGNRVITLGTAIEEHFLVTQNWGMGSTIGVILIMAMFIVMMLTGEKKRGSDKKK
- a CDS encoding ABC transporter ATP-binding protein, with translation MAKTIISFENVVKEFDNEKILKKISFEIEEGKFYTLLGPSGCGKTTILRILSGFTDVTSGDVYFDGKKINHIPSNKRQVNTVFQDYALFPHMNVFDNVAFGLKIKKLPKQQIKNKVKEALRLIQLPGYENREISEMSGGQRQRVAIARAIVNEPKVLLLDEPLSALDLNLRTDMQYELRELQQRLGITFIFVTHDQEEALAMSDEIFVMNKGRIIQSGSPVAIYDEPINHFVANFVGESNIVNGIMREDNLVEFVGKCFECVDGGMRDQEPVEIVLRPEDLKITTKEKGKLVVTVDNQLFRGMHYEILCHDEQMNEWLVSSTRKAVEGSEIGLFFEPEDIHVMRFNESEEDFDARLDSYEE
- a CDS encoding helix-turn-helix domain-containing protein, which encodes MEIGDRLRNLRIQRDLTQEELGERTDLTKGYISQLERNLSSPSMETFFTILEVLGVSPEEFFNEQTMEQKIVYQDKDNTHYYDEENGYELRWLVPGSNEKEMEPVLITFIKNGEYKTFEPSLSETFVYVLEGSITLLLGDIQYRAKKGETLYYHATSAHQLKNCSKGKSRILVVATASYL